A single Abditibacteriaceae bacterium DNA region contains:
- the iscU gene encoding Fe-S cluster assembly scaffold IscU: MAYSEKVVDHYENPRNVGSLDKSDPTVGTGLAGAPSCGDVMKLQIKINDAGIIEDAKFKTFGCGSAIASSSLATEWLKGRTVEEARAMKNTAIVEELNLPPVKIHCSVLAEEAVKAALEDYDKKQAAREGVAEMSAVGA, from the coding sequence ATGGCTTACAGCGAAAAAGTAGTCGATCATTATGAGAACCCACGCAACGTTGGTTCGCTCGACAAGAGCGACCCGACGGTTGGTACCGGCCTTGCCGGTGCGCCTTCTTGCGGCGACGTAATGAAGTTGCAAATCAAAATCAACGACGCGGGCATCATTGAAGACGCAAAGTTCAAAACCTTCGGTTGCGGTTCGGCGATTGCGTCGAGCAGCCTTGCGACTGAATGGCTCAAGGGCCGCACTGTCGAAGAAGCGCGCGCGATGAAGAACACCGCGATTGTTGAAGAACTCAACCTTCCTCCGGTTAAGATTCACTGTTCGGTTTTGGCCGAAGAAGCAGTGAAAGCAGCGTTGGAAGATTACGACAAGAAGCAGGCCGCGCGCGAAGGCGTTGCCGAAATGAGCGCCGTCGGAGCCTAA